From a region of the Mauremys mutica isolate MM-2020 ecotype Southern chromosome 12, ASM2049712v1, whole genome shotgun sequence genome:
- the XYLT2 gene encoding xylosyltransferase 2, translated as MVASARVQKLARRYRLAIATALAILLIQGLVVWSFSSLEEDEHGEGRQKKARLPENSEGSKDSDSSAGRRGSASRKHGRWKGRPESPGVLVAKVVRAVTAKHKPGRRLPAARDDSSRRNRTELRGDAQLAVFQHGDTGSVEGAPQPTENSFAPKCEITGKDALSALARASTKQCQQEIANVVCLHQAGNLMPRSVPRHCQLSGKVSPVIQWDESKTHQASVSKPVRIAYMLVVHGRAIRQLKRLIKAVYHQQHFFYIHVDKRSSYLHREALELAQHYPNIRVTPWRMVTIWGGASLLKMYLRSMKDLLEITDWPWDYFINLSATDYPTRTNEELVMFLSKYRDKNFLKSHGRDNARFIKKQGLDRLFHECDSHMWRLGERQIPEGIVVDGGSDWFALTRRFVEYVVYTEDQLVSQLRQFYTYTLLPAESFFHTILENSHACETLVDNNLRVTNWNRKLGCKCQYKHIVDWCGCSPNDFKPQDFLRLQQLSRPTFFARKFESTVNQEVLEILDSHLYGNYPPNTPGLKAYWENVYDRVDGLSGLSDLILTVYTSFSRLGLQKVTSSQTQKGEKLCRFEPHGSPASVHLYFYDDRFQGYLVIQEVQNSGTGQVESLEMWMMPRGALKLAGHGGQTNRLQNLEVGTEWDPKERIFRNFGGLIGPFDEPVAMQRWSRGPNLTATVVWIDPTYVIATSYDITVEAEAEFTQYKPPLNRPLRPGVWTVRLLQFWEPLGENQFLVVPQTFSHSQPVGKDDSSWLHGGPPRNEYMEQSFQGLGGILNLPRSDEVEKEALRNAQLTGKALEDWTDSSIGSFWSVADLCVSSPSSCSSLDMCSKTSWSSLSPDPKSELGAIKPDGRLR; from the exons ATGGTGGCGAGCGCCCGGGTGCAGAAGCTGGCCCGCCGCTACAGGCTGGCGATCGCCACCGCGCTGGCCATCCTGCTCATCCAGGGCCTGGTGGTGTGGAGCTTCAGCAGCCTGGAGGAGGACGAGCACGGCGAG GGACGGCAAAAAAAGGCCAGGCTGCCCGAAAACAGCGAAGGCTCCAAAGATTCGGACAGCTCAGCCGGTCGCCGGGGGAGCGCGAGCCGGAAGCATGGGCGGTGGAAGGGCCGCCCGGAAAGCCCTGGggtgctggtggccaaggtggtgAGAGCCGTCACCGCAAAACACAAACCTGGGCGAAGGCTCCCGGCAGCCCGGGACGACTCGAGCAGGAGGAACCGGACGGAGCTGCGTGGGGATGCCCAGCTGGCCGTCTTCCAGCACGGCGACACGGGCAGCGTGgagggggctccccagcccaccGAGAACAGCTTCGCCCCCAAGTGTGAGATCACGGGCAAAGACGCCCTCTCAGCGCTAGCGAGAGCCAGCACCAAGCAGTGCCAGCAGGAGATCGCCAACGTGGTGTGCCTGCACCAGGCAGGGAATCTGATGCCCCGCTCTGTGCCCCGGCACTGCCAGCTGTCAG ggaaAGTCAGCCCTGTGATCCAGTGGGACGAGAGCAAGACGCACCAGGCCTCCGTGAGCAAGCCGGTGCGGATCGCGTACATGCTGGTCGTTCACGGGAGGGCCATCCGCCAGCTGAAGCGGCTCATCAAGGCTGTGTACCACCAGCAGCACTTCTTCTACATCCACGTCGACAAG CGCTCCAGCTACCTGCACCGCGAGGCCCTGGAGCTGGCCCAGCACTACCCCAACATCCGGGTCACGCCCTGGCGCATGGTCACCATCTGGGGCGGCGCCAGCTTGCTGAAGATGTATCTGCGCAGCATGAAGGACCTGCTGGAGATCACGGACTGGCCCTGGGACTATTTCATCAACCTGAGCGCCACTGACTACCCGACCAG GACCAATGAGGAACTGGTGATGTTCCTGTCCAAATACCGAGATAAGAACTTCCTGAAGTCTCACGGCCGAGACAACGCCAG GTTCATTAAGAAGCAGGGCCTGGACCGCCTCTTCCACGAGTGCGACTCCCACATGTGgcggctgggcgagcggcagatCCCGGAGGGCATCGTGGTGGACGGCGGCTCGGACTGGTTCGCGCTGACGCGGCGCTTTGTGGAGTACGTGGTCTACACGGAGGACCAGCTGGTGTCCCAGCTGCGGCAGTTCTACACCTACACGCTTCTGCCAGCCGAG TCCTTTTTCCACACCATCCTGGAGAACAGCCATGCCTGCGAGACTCTCGTCGACAACAACCTCCGGGTGACAAACTGGAACCGCAAGCTGGGCTGTAAGTGCCAATATAAACACATAGTCGACTGGTGTGGGTGCTCCCCAAATGACTTCAAACCCCAGGACTTCCTGCGGCTACAG CAACTCTCCAGACCCACGTTCTTTGCCAGGAAGTTTGAGTCGACGGTGAATCAGGAAGTTCTAGAGATCCTGGACTCTCACCTCTACGGTAACTACCCGCCCAACACGCCAGGCCTCAAGGCCTATTGGGAGAACGTCTATGACCGTGTGGATGGGCTGAGCGGGCTCAGTGATCTCATCCTGACTGTGTACACATCCTTCTCCAGGCTAGGGCTGCAGAAAGTGACCTCATCCCAGACGCAGAAGGGAGAGAAACTCTGCAG ATTTGAGCCCCATGGCTCCCCAGCCAGCGTGCACCTGTATTTCTACGACGACCGTTTCCAGGGTTACTTGGTGATTCAGGAGGTGCAGAACTCTGGGACGGGGCAGGTGGAGTCTCTGGAGATGTGGATGATGCCGCGCGGGGCTCTGAAGCTGGCAGGTCACGGAGGACAAACTAACCGGCTACAGAACCTGGAG GTGGGCACGGAGTGGGATCCCAAGGAGAGGATCTTCCGGAATTTCGGGGGCCTGATTGGGCCTTTCGACGAGCCAGTGGCCATGCAGAGATGGTCCCGGGGGCCTAACCTCACCGCCACCGTGGTTTGGATCGACCCCACCTACGTCATCGCCACGTCCTACGACATCACCGtggaggcggaagcggagttcaCGCAGTACAAGCCCCCTCTCAACCGGCCCCTGCGCCCCGGTGTCTGGACCGTCCGCCTCCTCCAGTTCTGGGAGCCCCTCGGAGAGAACCAGTTCCTGGTGGTGCCACAGACCTTCAGCCACAGCCAGCCTGTCGGGAAAG ATGACAGCAGCTGGTTACATGGGGGTCCCCCCCGCAATGAGTATATGGAACAAAGCTTCCAGGGGCTGGGTGGGATTTTGAACCTGCCGCGCTCAGATGAGGTGGAGAAGGAGGCCCTGCGGAACGCGCAGCTGACGGGCAAGGCCCTGGAGGACTGGACGGACAGCAGCATCGGCAGCTTCTGGTCGGTGGCGGATCTCTGCGTGAGCAGCCCCTCCAGCTGCTCCTCCCTGGACATGTGCAGCAAAACCTCCTGGAGTTCGCTTTCCCCAGACCCCAAATCCGAACTGGGGGCCATCAAACCTGACGGGCGACTGAGGTAG